One window of Myxocyprinus asiaticus isolate MX2 ecotype Aquarium Trade chromosome 6, UBuf_Myxa_2, whole genome shotgun sequence genomic DNA carries:
- the LOC127442764 gene encoding transmembrane protein 200C-like, with product MIATSGLLRISRRQDSLRSKNRAENKKKRKAKKKCKNDIVVVMGKVNLCSISGLVAALLILLVGIAMAVLGYWPKDNTEYPERPLGPIWPTKQTANVQRISFEVSNFTSNNKLSAHRELNHTDSTRNSTSANTQSVGFFASLLASYLYSDNLRVFGPLVMGIGIFHFICANAVLHEERDKKTKIINLRDIYSTVIDIHSLHTKDCTPFNGLISYMQSRSDGKSGSSSMGMTAQGSWPSTFSGKGGNCRRPLFSRKYSSCTKRQSFTDTLYSIYTDQCCSDEPATAARQWETCSIVTSSFSAFTLPIIKLNNCEMQEREEHERASVKKERRKSCGPLISVAVEKRVEVSRTGLSVSLDSKLDERQSLATVSQCQLLPPTTGIRVTGTYLSLNALSDVGTRCQNERSWRFSCPRLDRSGSKGYIKLADLGGNSFKEPDGASDADVGRKEDREMHTLPVNSDKQLHTHTLHN from the coding sequence ATGATAGCTACCAGCGGCCTCCTGAGGATATCTCGGCGCCAGGACTCACTGCGATCCAAGAACCGGgcagaaaacaagaaaaagaggAAAGCCAAGAAAAAATGCAAGAATGACATCGTCGTGGTGATGGGCAAAGTGAATCTGTGCTCCATCTCTGGACTTGTGGCAGCGCTCCTCATCCTACTGGTGGGCATCGCCATGGCTGTGCTGGGCTACTGGCCCAAAGATAACACAGAATATCCGGAGAGACCACTTGGACCGATTTGGCCCACGAAACAGACTGCAAACGTCCAGAGAATTTCCTTTGAGGTGTCTAACTTCACAAGCAATAATAAATTATCAGCGCATAGAGAGCTGAATCACACTGACAGCACTAGAAACTCGACATCGGCAAATACGCAATCAGTCGGGTTCTTCGCTAGTCTGTTGGCAAGTTATTTGTACTCGGACAACCTCAGAGTCTTCGGACCTTTGGTGATGGGCATCGGAATCTTTCATTTCATCTGCGCCAACGCAGTTCTGCATGAGGAGCGTgataagaaaacaaaaatcataaatCTGCGTGACATTTACTCTACGGTCATAGACATCCACAGTTTGCACACCAAAGACTGCACGCCGTTCAACGGCCTGATCAGCTACATGCAGTCGAGGAGCGATGGTAAATCTGGGTCGTCTTCCATGGGAATGACGGCACAAGGCTCCTGGCCTTCTACCTTCTCAGGTAAAGGCGGCAACTGTAGACGCCCGTTGTTTTCCAGGAAGTACAGCTCGTGTACAAAAAGGCAGTCATTTACGGATACGTTATATAGTATTTACACAGACCAGTGCTGCAGCGACGAGCCGGCCACGGCAGCCAGACAATGGGAGACGTGTTCCATAGTTACGTCGTCCTTTAGCGCGTTTACGTTACCCATCATCAAACTCAATAACTGTGAGATGCAAGAGAGAGAGGAGCACGAGCGAGCGAGTGTCAAGAAAGAACGTCGCAAGAGTTGCGGGCCACTTATCAGTGTCGCTGTGGAAAAAAGAGTGGAGGTGTCAAGGACTGGTTTGTCTGTTTCACTGGATTCCAAGTTGGATGAAAGACAGAGTTTGGCTACAGTAAGCCAATGCCAGCTGTTGCCGCCCACCACTGGGATCCGGGTCACGGGGACATACCTGTCTCTGAATGCCCTGTCGGATGTGGGCACCAGGTGCCAGAACGAAAGGTCATGGAGGTTCAGCTGTCCTAGACTTGATCGCTCAGGCAGTAAGGGCTACATTAAATTGGCGGATCTGGGTGGCAATTCGTTCAAGGAGCCCGACGGAGCATCTGACGCAGATGTAGGAAGAAAAGAAGACAGAGAGATGCACACACTTCCTGTGAACTCTGACAaacaactacacacacacacactgcataacTGA